The DNA window ACACGGCCACCACTACCACAACCACCACCTCGAGCAGTAGCCACAGCTCCCATTATGCCTCGCAGCAGACGGCCGATGCGCAGCTCATCAGCTTCGATTCGCCGCCTTCGTCGCCCACCTTTACCCAGAAGTCCAACAGCGACTGCGTCAGCGTGGACAGCTTCAGTTCGGACAGCAACTTTAGTTCGCCCAACAATGGCAGCGTTTCGCAGCCGGAGAGCGGATTCGAGGACGATTATCATCGATCACGACCCTCCACACAGAGCCCGCTGGATCCGTGGGAGACGGTGGATAGCGTTGGACTCGCGGGAGTCGATAGCTTTGGCTCCGCCCCAGTGCGTCAGGCGTACCAAGTGCAGTCGCGCAGCTCGGACAATCCGCTGTGCAATGGCAAGAGTCTGTTGCCGCCCACTCAATCGCTTACCATGCCCACCATCATCAAGCCCAAGATATCGCAAAAGCCAAAGGCTCCGAAACCACCGCCATTTATTGGAGGCCATTTGCCGTCGGGTTACAGCATATCATCAGGTTACGCAGGATCGGAGACATCGCCGCCGATGCCCAAAggaccaccaccaccgccgccgccatcGAGCGGAGGAATCTCACTGCTGGACGTGATCAACGGCAAAGTAGATGCGCTAGCGCTCAGCAACGGATGCCAGGGCTACATGGAGGAGGAAGTGATTCCTTACGCCGTTGCTCTTTATGATTTCGATGGCATTGAGCCGGGCGATCTTAGTTTTAGAGTAAGTTCATGACACTctcatataatttaattaatttatgatGATTTTTGTAGGAAGGCGAGAAAATCTATCTGTTGGATCATCCCACGCCGGAGTGGTTGCGCGGACGCACGCGTTCCGGATGTGAGGGCATTTTTCCAATCAACTACGTGGACATCAAGGTGCCATTAGGGGCCACTGGTGGCGTTGCTGCAGCTCCAACTGCTAGTGCTGCAGCAACATCACCCAGCCCGTCACAACAGCAACTGCCGACGGCGCTTTGTTTGTATAATTTTCCGGGAGAAGTCGAAGGAGATCTCGCCTTGCAGGTAATTATCATTGAAGCAGCGTCTTTTTGACAATTTGTAATCAACTTTTCATCCCGTAGGAGAACGAATTGGTCACAGTGCTTTATAGGATTAACGAGGACTGGCTGTACGGCGAGGTGGCGGGTCGTCAGGGACAGTTTCCGGCCAACTTCCTGGACCAGGTGCCCGCCAATCTGCCTACGTTGTAACCATAATTAGATCGTTATCTATTAATTGTATACCCGAAACAATGTCGATAAGCGAGTAGATGTCGAGCGAACTGAatcatatacacacacatatataaaattgcatttttactATATTCTTTTCGAAAAATCTTGTGAATCGAGCATATAGTCTAAGACAACTAGCTTGTAAgcgaaaaatcgaaaaatgttttatatgGGTGCACTGGAAACATGCCCATCCTCTCCTACCCGCTTATACACGGGATcgatttattgattttatgtTCAAGCCGCGAATGGAACTGTTTTGTTAACTGAATAATTCTATGTGTATGTATTAGAAATGATTTGCTGATCCTTAAAGTATTCGCCCAGCCCCATAGACCCCAACCCAATAGAGCAGGCAAAAAAATAGTGTATATAAGTTAAAATGTACGTGATTTCTAttaatgtttaattatttaaattgagTTTAGTTAGACGCTTAGTTAGGCACATTTACAGATTTCAATTTACGCTGCAAGCCGTTtgtttatgtatgtattaataattttttcaaGTGCTTGGGCAGATCATCTCCGAGTGTGAAGATGAATGGTTATTTATTTGTCCCTTGCAGAGTGCTACTCTCACAATTCGTAGGACTTATCTTATCgctaataaaatatatcaGGATATCCTAGCAGTGAAGAATGTAAACCGAAATAAATGAAGATGATCACAACAATCCAGTTGGTTGCCTATGTGTTACATTTCAATGTGGTGTTCCATTTCCACACTCGATTCCATTCGAACATCTCAGCATACGTGGAACACATCGGGAAACTTTTCGTTGTCTAGTGTCTTAGCAAAATTATTCTTCAGTCGTTTCGGAAGTGTCAAGTCTACTCAATCGTTTCTCCCAGCTCCGagcaaacaaaattatttCCATTGACAATTTTCCAGTTTTCGTCAGCTCCACATCTCCGTGTCGGTTTGTTTGATTTCAAGTTTCTGGAGGTTATTGTCCCATAATTAATCAGCCATGTCCGGTGACTGCAACACGTATTGCCAAAATGCCTGCGATCCCTGCCAGGCGCCCACGGATTTCTCGCCCTGTCCGCCGGGTTCAACATGTCCGCCATGCGACTGCGGCGACTATGCAGGATGCTGCTACCAGCAGCCGCCGCGCACCATGCCCATCCTGCCCAAGTCGCACTTCATGCGCTCCACAGCGCCGCTGGACACGGACACCATCTATCGCCGATCGTTCTATGCTAATTGTGGCGACAACATTAGGGCGCGGCCCGTAATGCCGTGCTCCCAGATCCGAGCATCGACGGCGCCGCTAGAAAAGTGCACCATACAGAAGCTTTCCTACATGCCACCCTGTCCGGTGAAGCGGACGCCACCCATCGTTCCCATGGAGAGCGGCCTGCGCTTCGAGGGACCCATCTATGCGATGACCTCGCAGAAGCACGACTACGTGCCCAAGGGTATCGTGAAGCGGGATCCCATTAAGCCGCGTGTGGCGATCTGCACGTCGAATGCGCCGATGGAGCGTTGTACCATCCAGAAGCTGAGCTACATGCCTATCGATGTGTGCCAGAATCCGCCTCCGAAGGCCATGGTCCAGGGATCGCACTACTGCAAGCCGGCAGGACCCATGGAGCGCTGCACCATCCAGAAGCTGTCCTACATGCCGGTCTGCTTGCCGGCCAAGGAGCCCACGCCCTGGGCCGACAAAATACGATGTGTGCCGCCGCGCTACTCCAATGTTTGCACCACCTACAACCTGAGCTACATGCCCAACTGCAATGAGGCACGTACGGCTCCGGTGACGCCGCTTACCACCTTGCGTTTTTGTGGCAACGACGCCGGTTCCGGCAGCACGGTGTACAAGCTCAGCTACATGCCCGTGGATGCCTCTAGGACCAAACCGGCGCCCGTCCTGCCCAGGGACACATTCTGCCGGCCGTCAGGACCGCTGGAAAGGTGCACCATTCAAAAGGTAGGTCTTCCAACTCACGTCAGACTCGGTACGTATTAACGTGTATATCTGCCCCTCCTTAGCTGTCCTATCAACCAAACTGCACGGAGCGCACACCTCCGATTCGCCCGATGGAGAATGGTCTGCGATTCGACGGGCCCATGTATGCGATGACCACTCAGAAACACGATTTTGTGGCCAAGCCGCACGTGAGGCGGGCTCCGATCATGCCGAGAACGGCCTTCTGCCGGCCCACTGGAGCCATGGAGCGCTGCACGGTGAACAAGTTGTCGTACATGCCGGTGGACGTCACCTGTTTCCCACGCGCCGAGTCCGTCCGACCACGACAGGGATTCTGTCGGAACGAGGGACCCATGGAAAAGTGCACCACATACAAACTCAGCTACTTGCCGAACTGTGTGCCGCCCAAGGAGCCACTGCCGTGGGCCAGGTACACATCCTACTGCCGGCCAACCGGACCCATTGAGAAGTGTACTATCCAGAAACTTAGCTACGGACCGCCGGGCGCATTCCAGCGCTGTGGAGGTAGGTTATAACCAGATTTCCTTCCTagcatttataaaataaattcggAATCCCAAACAGGTCCTTGTGGAACTGGCGCTAGCGATGGCCCCTTCCCGAAAGCCGGCATTTGTTAGCCTGGAAATACATTATGATTGCTCTGAAGAATCCTTCTCTCAAGCTCATCGCGAGTTCTACGTTTTATGTTCAAGCTAAATCTTTCAGTCCACGTCCTCTAAAGAGATATGTTGTATTCTGTTGTAAATGCTTGTCAAAGAGTTCGCGTTGCGAACTGCCTCCATTAATCGAGCGGCGCTATCCTTTTGCATCGCTGCACCATCGCTTTTATCACATTTTGTCAATCT is part of the Drosophila sechellia strain sech25 chromosome 3R, ASM438219v1, whole genome shotgun sequence genome and encodes:
- the LOC6616620 gene encoding trinucleotide repeat-containing gene 18 protein; protein product: MTIPSRPAPAPPGSRGQSAAAGANASLEQLRLQLQQQHLQQQQATGGGLQKLTIKLPPPPKGPLQSQHKRTAVSNNNNGSLFDEPTGGTSITRKFPQARYTPATNWDDDPFGGGSNGNDRFKKMPPPRPPPPKVLVNGQNMAKSNSSMASAVTGGTGRLMSNIFHRKKSTSTASATATKAAAENRVYGLSSGNAGAAPGNNSSCSASSAAFSNVDWNAAWNTATTTTTTTSSSSHSSHYASQQTADAQLISFDSPPSSPTFTQKSNSDCVSVDSFSSDSNFSSPNNGSVSQPESGFEDDYHRSRPSTQSPLDPWETVDSVGLAGVDSFGSAPVRQAYQVQSRSSDNPLCNGKSLLPPTQSLTMPTIIKPKISQKPKAPKPPPFIGGHLPSGYSISSGYAGSETSPPMPKGPPPPPPPSSGGISLLDVINGKVDALALSNGCQGYMEEEVIPYAVALYDFDGIEPGDLSFREGEKIYLLDHPTPEWLRGRTRSGCEGIFPINYVDIKVPLGATGGVAAAPTASAAATSPSPSQQQLPTALCLYNFPGEVEGDLALQENELVTVLYRINEDWLYGEVAGRQGQFPANFLDQVPANLPTL
- the LOC6616621 gene encoding stabilizer of axonemal microtubules 1; the protein is MSGDCNTYCQNACDPCQAPTDFSPCPPGSTCPPCDCGDYAGCCYQQPPRTMPILPKSHFMRSTAPLDTDTIYRRSFYANCGDNIRARPVMPCSQIRASTAPLEKCTIQKLSYMPPCPVKRTPPIVPMESGLRFEGPIYAMTSQKHDYVPKGIVKRDPIKPRVAICTSNAPMERCTIQKLSYMPIDVCQNPPPKAMVQGSHYCKPAGPMERCTIQKLSYMPVCLPAKEPTPWADKIRCVPPRYSNVCTTYNLSYMPNCNEARTAPVTPLTTLRFCGNDAGSGSTVYKLSYMPVDASRTKPAPVLPRDTFCRPSGPLERCTIQKLSYQPNCTERTPPIRPMENGLRFDGPMYAMTTQKHDFVAKPHVRRAPIMPRTAFCRPTGAMERCTVNKLSYMPVDVTCFPRAESVRPRQGFCRNEGPMEKCTTYKLSYLPNCVPPKEPLPWARYTSYCRPTGPIEKCTIQKLSYGPPGAFQRCGGPCGTGASDGPFPKAGIC